A window from Candidatus Spechtbacterales bacterium encodes these proteins:
- the topA gene encoding type I DNA topoisomerase: MSKLVIVESPTKAKTISKFLGSGFNVTSSYGHIRDLPKGDLGIDTENNFEPRYVIPTKARKKLGELKKAMEKSDEVILATDEDREGEAIAWHLVHALGLNDPKNKKAQEKIVERIVFHEITKNAIEDALKNPRDINIDLVNAQQARRILDRLVGYKLSPFLWKKVMRGLSAGRVQSVAVRLIVEKEREIQAFKPEEYWSIQAELEKTPNSFVADLFAKNGKTLDKMAVKNKKEAEDILSTLKKGEWKIEEIKQRDVKKNPSPPFTTSTLQQTAGNKFGYPAKRTMMLAQNLYERGFITYHRTDSLSLSSGAIEAGRNYIEKELGKKYLPDSPRFYKTRSKGAQEAHEAIRPTDPAKTPDSLKLEGPQKKLYELIWQRFLASQMLPAIFAATTVDVATETEYSFRATGQIMRFDGFLKIYPVKFQEAELPELKKGDLLNLQKLTPNQHFTKPPARYTEASLIKELEKNGIGRPSTYAPTISTIQDRNYVQKNEQKRLAPTEVGFIVTDLLMEHFPTIVDTKFTAKMEQDLDEVAEGKVKWQEVMTKFYGPFEKNLEEKYEKVEKKDMTEETEKICPKCGKKLIKRMGRFGWFYACSGFPECKHTENIESKENDIDVRCPKCVEGKVVTKKTRRGKMFWGCNRYPDCDFATWDKPHVEEVKGTTKKAVSKCSKCDSILVEKKGAVVCSNKECKHKATDKTPVDK, encoded by the coding sequence ATGTCTAAACTTGTAATAGTAGAATCACCCACAAAAGCTAAAACTATTTCCAAATTCCTTGGAAGTGGTTTTAATGTTACCTCCTCATACGGACACATACGAGACCTTCCAAAGGGTGATCTTGGTATTGATACAGAAAACAACTTTGAGCCCAGGTATGTAATACCTACAAAGGCCAGAAAAAAACTTGGCGAACTTAAAAAAGCCATGGAGAAATCAGACGAGGTTATTCTTGCAACAGATGAAGACCGAGAGGGAGAGGCCATAGCGTGGCATCTTGTGCATGCTCTTGGGCTTAACGATCCAAAAAACAAAAAAGCTCAAGAGAAAATAGTAGAAAGGATTGTTTTTCATGAAATCACAAAAAATGCTATTGAAGACGCCTTAAAAAATCCAAGAGATATAAACATAGATCTTGTTAATGCCCAACAGGCAAGAAGAATTCTGGACAGGCTTGTGGGTTACAAGCTCTCCCCTTTTCTTTGGAAAAAAGTAATGCGCGGACTCTCCGCGGGGCGCGTGCAGTCTGTAGCCGTGCGCCTAATAGTGGAAAAGGAAAGGGAAATACAGGCATTTAAACCGGAGGAGTACTGGTCAATCCAAGCAGAACTTGAAAAAACACCGAATAGTTTTGTAGCAGATCTTTTTGCTAAAAATGGTAAAACGCTGGATAAAATGGCGGTAAAAAATAAAAAAGAGGCGGAAGACATCTTAAGCACTCTTAAAAAAGGTGAATGGAAAATTGAAGAAATAAAACAAAGAGACGTTAAAAAGAATCCATCTCCCCCTTTCACGACAAGCACGCTCCAGCAAACAGCGGGAAATAAGTTTGGGTATCCCGCAAAGCGCACAATGATGCTTGCGCAAAACCTATACGAACGTGGATTTATTACTTATCACAGAACAGACTCTCTTAGCCTTTCCTCAGGAGCTATAGAAGCAGGAAGAAATTATATTGAAAAAGAACTGGGCAAGAAGTACCTGCCTGATTCTCCGCGTTTTTACAAAACAAGAAGCAAGGGCGCGCAGGAAGCACACGAGGCAATACGCCCCACAGACCCCGCAAAAACACCTGACAGCCTAAAGTTGGAGGGTCCGCAGAAAAAACTGTATGAACTAATATGGCAGAGATTTCTTGCAAGCCAGATGTTGCCGGCTATATTTGCGGCAACAACAGTAGATGTAGCAACAGAGACCGAGTACTCTTTCCGCGCGACTGGGCAGATAATGCGGTTTGACGGATTCCTTAAAATTTATCCCGTCAAATTTCAGGAAGCCGAGCTTCCCGAACTTAAAAAGGGAGACCTTTTGAACTTACAAAAATTAACACCCAATCAACACTTTACAAAACCTCCCGCGAGGTACACAGAAGCCAGTCTCATAAAAGAGCTGGAAAAAAACGGTATAGGCCGCCCTTCAACATACGCGCCCACTATATCCACCATCCAGGATAGAAATTATGTTCAAAAAAATGAGCAGAAACGCCTCGCGCCAACAGAGGTGGGCTTTATAGTCACAGACCTGCTCATGGAACACTTCCCTACAATAGTTGATACAAAGTTTACCGCAAAAATGGAGCAGGATTTGGACGAAGTTGCCGAAGGCAAAGTTAAATGGCAAGAGGTAATGACAAAATTCTACGGCCCGTTTGAGAAAAACCTTGAAGAAAAATATGAAAAAGTAGAAAAGAAGGACATGACCGAAGAAACAGAAAAAATATGTCCTAAATGCGGCAAAAAACTAATAAAAAGAATGGGGCGTTTCGGATGGTTTTACGCGTGTAGCGGATTTCCCGAGTGTAAGCACACCGAAAATATTGAGTCCAAAGAAAATGATATTGACGTCCGTTGTCCTAAGTGTGTAGAAGGCAAAGTTGTAACTAAAAAAACACGAAGAGGAAAAATGTTTTGGGGATGCAATCGTTATCCCGACTGCGACTTTGCAACGTGGGACAAACCGCACGTTGAAGAGGTAAAAGGAACAACAAAAAAAGCTGTATCAAAGTGCTCCAAATGCGATTCCATACTTGTAGAAAAAAAGGGTGCTGT